Within Desulfovibrio legallii, the genomic segment TTCCCCGGAGTCGCGCCGGGTTACTCTCATTTCTTTTTGGCATCTCGCGATCCTCCGGTGAAAACGTGTCAGGTACTCCTCGACAAAACGGCAGGCGGCCTGCCGGTCCGAGCAGAAGTAGACGGGGACACCGAAGTCGACGACGATGGAGGCGACCGTTCCGATCAGCGCATGCGGGTGGGCATCGCTGCGGTAGCGGCCATCGACCAGATCGCGAAAGTTGCACTCGACAACCACGCAGGCGGATTCGTAGGCGGAGAGCTTTTCCAGCTCACGGTGGAACCGCTTTCTCCCCCGGATGACGGTGGAGACGAAATCCGTCAGGGATTTGCGCTCCACCGCCACCCGTTCCTCGAGGCCGACCAGCGAGTAATCACCGGCGGGCAGCGCCTTGCGAACCGCCGAAACCTTGTCTGTATCGAAGCTGTAGGGCTCCTGTTCGCGGGTGTCGACGACAACGGTGATCCGGTCCATCATCAGAACGGCATCATGTCGTCCATCGCAGCGCCGGGAGCCCCGGCATCGTCGGCCATGACAATGCGACGGTTGAAGTAGATGTTCTCGTTTTCACCGCGAGTG encodes:
- a CDS encoding ERCC4 domain-containing protein, producing the protein MMDRITVVVDTREQEPYSFDTDKVSAVRKALPAGDYSLVGLEERVAVERKSLTDFVSTVIRGRKRFHRELEKLSAYESACVVVECNFRDLVDGRYRSDAHPHALIGTVASIVVDFGVPVYFCSDRQAACRFVEEYLTRFHRRIARCQKEMRVTRRDSGEE